Proteins encoded in a region of the Synechococcus sp. BIOS-U3-1 genome:
- a CDS encoding GNAT family N-acetyltransferase, with protein MYGDQAKLCATPASQLTLVFSQHRPFDLVELEQLLEAVGWSRRPARRVRKALDNSLIRVGLWRHDARIPRLVGFARCTGDGVLEATIWDVAVHPLYQGSGLGSQLMDYILDALRALGTERATLFADPGVLPFYKRLGWDLEPNGHRCGFWYAN; from the coding sequence ATGTACGGCGATCAGGCGAAGCTGTGTGCGACCCCTGCCAGCCAGCTCACTTTGGTCTTCAGTCAGCACCGACCGTTTGATCTGGTGGAGCTGGAGCAGCTGCTTGAAGCGGTGGGCTGGAGCCGGCGACCTGCACGAAGGGTTCGCAAGGCCCTCGACAACAGCCTGATCCGAGTTGGTCTCTGGCGCCACGATGCCCGGATTCCGCGACTGGTTGGCTTCGCGCGCTGCACAGGCGACGGGGTGCTTGAAGCGACCATCTGGGATGTTGCTGTTCACCCCCTTTACCAGGGCTCTGGTCTCGGCAGTCAGCTCATGGATTACATCCTTGATGCGCTGCGAGCATTGGGGACTGAACGCGCCACGTTGTTTGCCGATCCAGGAGTCCTGCCCTTCTACAAACGTCTGGGCTGGGACCTGGAACCCAATGGTCACCGCTGCGGTTTCTGGTACGCGAACTGA
- a CDS encoding alpha/beta fold hydrolase: protein MPASQLLIAVHGWLLSKQVWSPFSACWKERHPEIDLWCPDLPGFGDAERPSGLLPNLSAYGRWLAEEAVQRANGRPFVLLGHSLGGSVVLHAEATLRQQQQTGLLGVVLLAAGGGIYQPRPFRRLRSFGKLILELRPDVLAQLPAPIGELGPFKAERRAARGLLVNSTSRGAVRDLPGLVSDLGVDSLWISGENDQVMEPGYVRHLAAYSPGHDYRQISGCGHLPMREKPEVLSDLLSSWVEAQSLAKPRS from the coding sequence ATGCCTGCAAGTCAACTGCTGATTGCTGTTCATGGCTGGCTTTTGAGCAAGCAGGTCTGGTCGCCTTTCTCTGCATGCTGGAAAGAACGCCACCCAGAGATCGATCTCTGGTGTCCTGATCTCCCCGGCTTCGGTGATGCAGAGCGCCCCTCCGGACTGCTGCCCAACCTGTCCGCTTACGGCCGCTGGCTGGCGGAGGAAGCCGTTCAGAGGGCGAACGGACGTCCTTTCGTGCTGTTGGGCCATTCACTCGGCGGCAGCGTGGTGCTGCATGCCGAAGCGACGCTGCGACAACAGCAACAGACAGGCTTATTGGGCGTTGTTCTACTGGCAGCCGGAGGTGGGATCTATCAGCCGCGGCCCTTTCGTCGACTGCGCAGCTTCGGCAAACTAATTCTTGAGCTGCGTCCGGATGTCCTGGCTCAGCTCCCAGCGCCCATTGGAGAGCTAGGACCGTTCAAGGCCGAGCGTCGTGCTGCCCGCGGACTGCTGGTCAACAGCACCAGTCGAGGCGCAGTTCGAGATCTACCTGGGTTGGTGTCGGATCTGGGAGTCGACAGCCTTTGGATCAGTGGTGAAAACGATCAAGTCATGGAACCTGGTTATGTGCGTCACTTAGCGGCTTACAGCCCTGGTCATGACTATCGCCAAATCTCTGGGTGTGGCCACCTACCGATGCGAGAGAAGCCCGAGGTTCTGAGCGACCTTCTGTCCAGCTGGGTGGAGGCTCAGAGCCTGGCTAAGCCACGTTCCTGA
- a CDS encoding ABC transporter ATP-binding protein, which yields MAGSDLQRISRLGRYLGRDRRRLLLTLVLLIPVALAGAIQPLLVGQAISILRTVSGATNEAVAPILQPLDSTLALRLIIVALLISVLVRLALQGVQSFNIQSVGQRLTARIRRDLFAHAMDLSLRFHDRMPVGKLLTRLTSDVDALAEVFGSGAVGVLGDLVTLTVIAVTMLLIEWRLGLLLLVSQVPVTLVVLWLQGRYRKANYRVREELSQLNADFQENLQGLDVVQMFRREAFNGARFQRTGLAYREAVNGTILFDSSISAFLEWVSLGAVAIVLALGGWMVSSGAMGLGILTTFILYSQRLFDPLRQMAERFTQIQGGLTAVERIGELLEEPLEIRDHTRAGSANTQDSTAEGASPAPLQVMPSSRGEVVFEGVHFAYRPDEPILQDLSFRLAPGEHVALVGPTGSGKTTVIRLLCRLYEPQQGRILLDGRDIRSLSLPDLRRQLGVVLQDTFLFSGSVGDNLRLDRDIDDKQLKEVCRDLGLSTLLGRLPQGLDTELRERGGNLSSGERQLLAVARVAIRNPNVLVMDEATAFMDPSTEATLQRDLDRLLERRTAVVIAHRLATVEAADRILVLRRGRLIEQGTHLQLRAQGGLYAELAELQERGLARL from the coding sequence CCTGGTTCTACTCATTCCGGTGGCGCTCGCCGGCGCGATCCAGCCGTTGCTCGTGGGACAGGCCATCTCGATTCTGCGCACTGTGTCGGGTGCCACCAATGAAGCGGTCGCTCCAATTCTTCAGCCATTGGACAGCACGTTGGCCCTGCGGCTGATCATTGTTGCTTTGCTGATTTCCGTGCTGGTGCGTCTGGCTCTGCAGGGAGTGCAAAGTTTCAACATCCAATCGGTGGGCCAGCGACTCACGGCCAGAATCCGCCGCGATCTTTTCGCCCATGCGATGGATCTCTCCCTGCGGTTCCATGACCGCATGCCAGTAGGCAAGTTGCTCACGCGTCTCACTAGTGATGTCGATGCGCTGGCTGAGGTGTTTGGTAGCGGTGCTGTTGGCGTTTTGGGTGATCTGGTCACGCTCACCGTGATCGCGGTGACCATGTTGTTGATCGAATGGCGACTGGGACTTCTGCTGCTTGTGTCTCAGGTTCCCGTGACCCTGGTTGTGCTCTGGCTGCAGGGTCGCTACCGCAAAGCGAACTACCGGGTGCGTGAGGAGCTGTCGCAGCTGAATGCAGATTTTCAGGAAAATTTGCAGGGTCTGGACGTGGTTCAGATGTTTCGTCGTGAGGCCTTCAACGGCGCTCGTTTCCAACGAACCGGCTTGGCCTATCGCGAGGCGGTGAATGGAACGATTCTGTTTGACAGCAGCATCTCCGCATTCCTGGAGTGGGTTTCTCTCGGTGCGGTGGCGATTGTGCTGGCTCTGGGTGGCTGGATGGTCAGCTCCGGGGCAATGGGGCTGGGCATCCTCACCACATTCATTCTTTATTCGCAGCGTCTGTTTGATCCACTGCGGCAGATGGCCGAGCGTTTCACTCAGATTCAGGGTGGGCTGACTGCTGTTGAGCGAATCGGAGAACTGCTCGAAGAGCCACTGGAAATTCGAGATCACACCCGTGCGGGCTCCGCCAACACTCAGGACTCAACTGCTGAGGGCGCCTCACCGGCTCCTCTTCAGGTGATGCCCTCGTCTCGCGGCGAAGTGGTGTTTGAAGGTGTTCATTTCGCCTATCGGCCTGATGAGCCGATCCTTCAGGATCTGAGCTTCCGACTGGCGCCAGGAGAACATGTGGCGCTGGTGGGTCCCACTGGGTCTGGAAAGACCACCGTGATCCGCTTGCTCTGCAGGCTCTATGAACCACAGCAGGGCCGCATCCTTCTCGATGGACGCGACATCCGCAGTCTTTCCCTGCCTGATCTCCGTCGCCAGCTCGGGGTGGTCCTGCAAGACACCTTTTTGTTCAGTGGCAGCGTCGGTGACAATCTGCGTCTCGATCGGGATATCGATGACAAGCAGCTCAAGGAGGTTTGCAGGGATCTTGGCCTCAGCACACTGCTCGGAAGGCTTCCTCAGGGGTTGGACACGGAGCTGCGCGAGCGTGGGGGCAATCTCAGCTCAGGCGAACGTCAGCTGCTTGCCGTGGCACGTGTGGCGATCCGAAACCCCAATGTCCTCGTGATGGACGAAGCCACCGCCTTCATGGATCCTTCCACGGAAGCAACCTTGCAAAGGGACCTTGACCGCTTACTTGAGCGTCGAACAGCTGTGGTGATCGCTCACCGTTTGGCCACCGTTGAGGCTGCAGATCGGATCCTCGTTCTGCGTCGTGGCCGTTTGATCGAGCAGGGAACCCATCTTCAATTGCGAGCTCAGGGCGGTCTCTATGCCGAACTCGCTGAGCTTCAGGAACGTGGCTTAGCCAGGCTCTGA